The following proteins come from a genomic window of Panicum hallii strain FIL2 chromosome 8, PHallii_v3.1, whole genome shotgun sequence:
- the LOC112902387 gene encoding putative disease resistance protein RGA1, protein MAGVLDALVSYVQNMLTEMARDEVQMLLGVSGEIQKLDIKLKDLKNFLLDADKRSITDQSVQAWVLELREAMYDATNILDICQIQAMERGPSHDAGCFNPLLFCMRNPIHAHKIGSRIKNLNQRLEDIKKRSLDFNFINLNSYEDRSRRVASSRPGSRETSGELDESSLVGENIEEDTRNLVEMLTTAALPKCENNKILVFAMVGVGGIGKTTLAKKIFNHDIIQQEFAKKIWLSVNQDFSEIELLRRAVIEAGGEHQSNGNTRGALERALKEVLNRQKILLVMDDVWNHRAWEDVLQTPLITAALAPGSCVLVTTRHDTVARGMMATRPYHHVNKLDPEDAWLLLKKKVVGNGNDEAQIELLKDIGMEIITKCDCLPLAVKVIGGLLRQKTARRREWENVLNDSIWSVSQMPEELNYAIYLSYEDLSPSLKPCFLHYSLLPKSRVFFTDEIIGMWISEGFVYGTSCDLEKIGKEYYDELIQRNLIEPNLEYVDQVVCNMHDVVRSFAQYVARHEAFVVHNKEIHIADKINSQKFLRLSLETRGSESDELEWYSLQAQTSLRTIISVGNIKMKPGDSLLAFSNLRTLHMQDANFDALSESLNQLKHLRYLSIKGTNTSRLPENIGKMKLLQYIILYGCNSLVKLPNSIVTLKHLRFLNIHIKGISSIPKGFHRLTNLRSLYGFPAHMDGDWCSLEELGPLSQLTRLRISGLENVSSSSFATKARIGEKVRLSYLFLECTSRIGHDGQLVKDEEGIPEEQQRQIEEVFNELHPPSSLENLVIRWYFGQRLPRWMMSTAIVPLGSLRVLMMDDLVSCSELPNGLCQLPCLELLQIVCAPAIKRIGPEFLQPNHHCHHHSQVGVPFPRLSKLKFNDLVDWEEWEWEEQVKAMPILEELILKKCKLRHVPPGLAFHAMALHSMPILHSMLWL, encoded by the exons ATGGCGGGCGTCTTGGATGCTTTGGTATCCTACGTCCAGAACATGCTTACGGAGATGGCAAGAGATGAGGTGCAAATGCTGCTCGGGGTCTCGGGGGAGATCCAAAAATTGGACATCAAGCTCAAGGACCTCAAGAACTTTCTCCTGGATGCTGACAAGAGGAGCATCACCGACCAGAGTGTGCAGGCATGGGTACTAGAGCTTAGAGAGGCCATGTATGATGCCACCAACATCCTCGACATCTGTCAGATCCAGGCCATGGAGCGGGGTCCAAGCCATGATGCAGGTTGCTTCAACCCCCTGTTGTTCTGCATGCGGAATCCCATCCACGCCCACAAGATTGGCAGCCGCATCAAGAACCTTAACCAGAGGCTAGAAGATATCAAGAAACGTAGCTTGGACTTCAACTTCATCAACCTCAATTCATATGAGGACCGTAGCAGGAGGGTGGCATCCTCTCGTCCTGGTAGCCGTGAGACATCTGGTGAGCTTGATGAGTCAAGTTTGGTTGGTGAGAATATTGAGGAGGACACAAGAAATTTGGTGGAGATGCTGACAACAGCGGCGCTACCAAAATGTGAGAACAACAAAATTTTGGTTTTTGCTATGGTGGGCGTTGGCGGGATTGGTAAAACCACCCTGGCCAAGAAGATCTTCAATCATGACATTATCCAACAAGAATTCGCAAAGAAAATATGGTTGAGCGTGAACCAGGACTTCAGTGAGATTGAGCTGCTGAGAAGAGCTGTCATCGAAGCTGGAGGTGAGCACCAATCTAATGGAAATACAAGGGGCGCGCTTGAGCGAGCTCTTAAGGAAGTCTTGAACAGGCAAAAGATTTTATTGGTGATGGATGATGTCTGGAACCATCGAGCATGGGAGGATGTGCTCCAAACTCCCTTGATCACTGCTGCCCTAGCTCCAGGTAGCTGTGTCCTCGTCACCACAAGGCATGACACGGTCGCAAGAGGGATGATGGCAACAAGGCCCTACCACCATGTCAATAAACTTGATCCTGAAGATGCATGGTTGTTGCTCAAGAAGAAG GTAGTTGGAAATGGAAATGATGAAGCCCAGATTGAACTGCTCAAGGATATTGGAATGGAAATTATAACAAAATGCGATTGTTTACCGCTTGCTGTCAAAGTAATAGGCGGTCTCCTGCGTCAAAAAACAGCAAGGCGACGGGAGTGGGAAAATGTCCTAAATGACTCGATATGGTCAGTATCCCAAATGCCTGAAGAGCTAAACTATGCAATATATCTTAGTTATGAAGATTTGAGTCCTAGTTTGAAGCCTTGCTTTCTTCACTACTCCCTCCTCCCCAAGAGCCGAGTGTTCTTCACCGATGAGATTATCGGCATGTGGATTAGCGAAGGATTTGTTTATGGAACCTCTTGTGACTTAGAGAAAATAGGAAAAGAGTACTATGATGAGTTGATACAGAGGAACCTTATTGAGCCTAATTTAGAGTACGTTGATCAAGTAGTCTGCAACATGCATGATGTTGTCCGCTCATTTGCTCAATACGTGGCTAGACATGAAGCATTTGTAGTACACAACAAGGAAATTCACATTGCTGACAAAATCAATTCACAGAAGTTTTTACGCTTATCTCTGGAAACGAGAGGATCAGAATCAGATGAGTTAGAGTGGTATTCATTACAAGCACAAACATCACTGAGAACAATAATATCAGTCGGGAATATAAAAATGAAACCTGGCGATTCGTTGCTTGCTTTTTCAAATTTACGGACACTACATATGCAAGATGCAAATTTTGATGCATTATCCGAATCTTTGAATCAACTGAAACACTTGAGGTATTTATCCATAAAAGGAACTAACACATCTAGGCtgccagaaaacattggaaagATGAAACTTCTGCAATATATTATCCTTTATGGTTGTAACAGTTTGGTGAAGCTTCCAAATTCCATTGTAACGCTGAAACACTTGAGGTTTCTTAACATTCATATAAAAGGAATAAGCAGCATACCTAAGGGTTTTCATAGGTTAACCAATCTGAGGAGTTTATATGGGTTTCCAGCACATATGGATGGTGATTGGTGTAGCCTTGAAGAACTGGGACCTCTCTCCCAGCTCACTAGGCTTCGTATAAGTGGCCTGGAAAATGTGTCTTCTTCCTCATTTGCAACAAAAGCCAGGATTGGTGAAAAGGTGCGGCTGAGCTATCTGTTCTTAGAATGCACAAGTAGAATCGGACATGATGGTCAGTTGGTAAAAGATGAAGAAGGCATTCCTGAGGAGCAGCAGCGACAAATCGAGGAGGTATTTAATGAGCTCCACCCTCCGTCTAGCTTAGAAAACCTCGTAATCAGATGGTACTTTGGTCAGCGGCTCCCAAGGTGGATGATGTCAACAGCAATTGTGCCCCTTGGGAGCTTGAGGGTTCTAATGATGGATGACCTGGTCAGCTGCTCGGAGCTTCCTAATGGCTTGTGTCAGCTCCCCTGCTTGGAACTCCTACAGATCGTTTGTGCCCCAGCGATCAAGCGTATTGGGCCTGAATTCCTGCAACCAAACCATCATTGCCACCACCATTCCCAGGTAGGGGTTCCATTCCCCAGATTGAGTAAGCTGAAGTTTAATGATCTGGTCGATTGGGAGGAATGGGAGTGGGAGGAGCAAGTGAAAGCCATGCCTATCTTGGAGGAGCTTATACTCAAGAAGTGCAAGTTGAGGCACGTGCCTCCTGGCCTTGCATTCCATGCTATGGCCTTGCATTCCATGCCTATCTTGCATTCCATGCTATGGCTTTGA
- the LOC112902388 gene encoding UPF0481 protein At3g47200-like — protein MSQRRGEESGCSSRVSTPLSAAHDESRPKASCPPPPPSSRRPSWPPPPPKLEPPLPCAEVAFRYPYHMPVGRRSATIQRVEASLPGITGKARPAGLDDVRAPLVVTIGPYYRGAYGPDWSRLHLMEEAKHAALEEFGRVSNQPREALQEKILSVAASARKCYRGDRMVNSYYANSVDEGDRNFAEMLLLDGCFLLQFMVSMCPDDPKAPAELDPLMSRAEVHSCIDAIARDVMLFENQIPWLVLEALMELRPGVPVDRFLTLMASAFQAGNDDSTDPKAQHDHDDHHHNKPPHLLGLFHRRQIGTARTQSLLVPKLSSLSTTAVELAEMGVKLTAGKTKKFGDMSMANRQWRGLGLFGELSLAPVVLNDLTACWLINMAAYEACVSATQADNFAVSSYISVVALLVNREEDVQELRGKGIINSAMSDMGTLEFFKWAAPHLRVGHRYYEVFRGLQEYRQRWAWMAVHRFLYKNYKTIGAVLSIIGVLAGLFKTILSLKQ, from the coding sequence ATGTCACAGAGACGGGGCGAGGAGTCCGGCTGCTCTAGTAGGGTATCCACTCCACTTTCTGCAGCACACGACGAATCTCGTCCGAAAGCTTCAtgtccgccgcctccacctTCATCTCGTCGCCCGTCTTGGCCTCCACCTCCACCTAAACTTGAACCTCCACTTCCATGTGCTGAAGTAGCCTTCCGTTACCCGTATCACATGccagtcggaaggagaagtgcCACGATCCAGAGGGTGGAGGCAAGCCTGCCGGGCATTACAGGCAAGGCCCGCCCTGCCGGCCTCGACGACGTCCGCGCTCCGTTGGTCGTCACCATAGGTCCCTACTATCGTGGTGCATATGGCCCGGACTGGTCCCGGCTCCATTTGATGGAGGAGGCCAAGCACGCCGCGCTGGAGGAGTTTGGCCGGGTGTCGAACCAACCGCGTGAGGCGCTTCAAGAAAAGATCCTTTCAGTGGCCGCATCTGCCCGCAAGTGCTACCGCGGCGACAGAATGGTCAATTCCTACTACGCCAATTCTGTGGACGAGGGTGACCGTAACTTCGCAGAAATGTTGTTGTTGGACGGCTGCTTCCTGCTGCAGTTCATGGTGTCCATGTGCCCCGACGACCCCAAGGCCCCGGCGGAGCTAGACCCGCTCATGTCCAGGGCCGAGGTGCACAGCTGCATCGACGCCATCGCCAGGGACGTGATGCTGTTCGAGAACCAGATCCCCTGGCTGGTGCTCGAGGCTCTCATGGAGTTGAGGCCGGGTGTGCCCGTCGACAGGTTCCTCACTCTCATGGCCTCAGCCTTCCAGGCCGGCAACGATGACTCAACTGATCCGAAGGCCCAGCATGATCACGATGATCACCACCACAACAAGCCGCCGCATCTCCTTGGCCTCTTCCATCGCCGTCAGATAGGCACGGCGCGTACCCAGAGCCTACTCGTCCCCAAGCTGTCTTCCCTCTCCACCACCGCCGTGGAGCTCGCGGAGATGGGCGTCAAGCTGACCGCCGGCAAGACCAAGAAATTCGGGGACATGAGCATGGCAAACCGGCAGTGGCGGGGCCTCGGCCTCTTCGGCGAGCTCTCCCTGGCGCCGGTGGTCCTCAACGACCTGACCGCGTGCTGGCTCATCAACATGGCGGCGTACGAGGCGTGCGTGAGCGCGACGCAGGCCGACAACTTCGCCGTCAGCTCCTACATCTCCGTCGTCGCGCTTCTGGTGAACCGGGAGGAGGACGTGCAGGAGCTGCGCGGCAAGGGCATCATCAACAGCGCCATGAGCGACATGGGGACGCTGGAGTTCTTCAAGTGGGCCGCTCCGCACCTGCGCGTCGGCCACCGCTACTACGAGGTCTTCCGAGGCCTCCAGGAGTATAGGCAGAGGTGGGCGTGGATGGCTGTCCACAGATTCTTGTACAAAAACTACAAGACCATCGGCGCCGTGCTCTCCATCATCGGGGTGCTTGCTGGCCTCTTCAAAACCATCCTCTCGCTGAAGCAGTAG